Proteins found in one Deltaproteobacteria bacterium genomic segment:
- a CDS encoding ATP-binding protein → MIRRIYAQDMDKYLKAQKVFVLYGPRQVGKTTLVRSYLASCNYKYRFDTGEDLEVRNLFSSQSLKEIKEYAQGYDLIVIDEAQYIENIGLGLKLLVDHVPQIRVIATGSASFELASKVGEPLTGRKVSRVLYPISQMELLGELNKYDLKARLAEYLIYGSYPEVITEATLTEKREILRELVNSYLLRDILQLERVKSPKILVDILKLLAFQIGKDVSLSEIASGVKVDYKTVARYLDILQKTFVIFAIPGFSRNMRKEVQKNKRYYFVDNGIRNALITNFNSLENRGDVGALWENFIVVEKLKINEYQRQFLNFYYWRTYAQEEIDLVSEGDGKLSAFEIKYSASKAKFPNTFKNAYPTSSLHVINKNNYLDFLS, encoded by the coding sequence ATGATTAGGCGAATTTATGCTCAGGATATGGATAAGTATTTAAAAGCACAGAAGGTTTTTGTGCTTTATGGACCTCGTCAGGTGGGAAAGACTACGCTTGTAAGGTCCTATCTAGCGTCTTGTAATTATAAATATCGTTTCGATACAGGCGAGGACCTCGAAGTAAGGAACTTGTTTAGTTCCCAGTCGCTCAAAGAAATTAAGGAGTATGCCCAGGGGTACGACCTCATCGTCATCGATGAGGCACAATATATAGAAAATATCGGCCTTGGACTTAAGCTTTTAGTCGACCATGTGCCGCAAATAAGAGTTATAGCTACCGGCTCGGCCTCTTTTGAACTCGCAAGTAAAGTTGGCGAACCATTAACTGGAAGAAAGGTTAGCCGAGTATTATATCCGATCTCTCAAATGGAACTCTTAGGTGAATTAAATAAGTATGATTTAAAGGCGCGGCTAGCTGAGTATTTAATATATGGGTCCTACCCTGAAGTAATTACGGAAGCTACGCTAACGGAAAAACGAGAAATCCTTCGCGAGTTAGTAAATTCATATCTTCTAAGAGATATTTTGCAACTCGAACGAGTTAAGAGTCCGAAAATTTTGGTGGACATCCTTAAACTCTTAGCTTTTCAAATTGGAAAGGACGTTTCACTAAGCGAAATAGCTTCTGGCGTAAAGGTCGATTACAAAACCGTTGCGCGTTACTTAGACATTTTACAAAAGACTTTCGTAATCTTTGCTATTCCTGGCTTTAGTCGCAACATGCGAAAGGAAGTGCAAAAAAATAAGCGGTATTACTTTGTCGACAATGGCATTCGAAACGCCTTAATTACTAACTTCAATTCACTAGAAAATCGAGGAGATGTAGGTGCACTTTGGGAAAATTTTATCGTCGTGGAAAAATTAAAGATAAATGAATACCAAAGGCAATTCCTAAATTTTTATTACTGGCGCACGTATGCTCAGGAGGAAATAGATCTCGTTAGCGAAGGAGATGGGAAACTTTCTGCATTTGAGATTAAGTATTCTGCTAGCAAAGCTAAATTCCCCAACACTTTTAAAAACGCCTACCCCACAAGTTCACTGCATGTAATAAATAAGAATAACTATCTCGACTTTTTGTCGTGA